Proteins encoded in a region of the Armatimonadota bacterium genome:
- a CDS encoding SHOCT domain-containing protein: MGGAGILWIILLGVAIWAIVSAVNRPGVRSTAGSARETLDARLARGELSIEEYKKLRETLG, translated from the coding sequence ATGGGTGGCGCAGGGATCCTGTGGATTATCTTGCTGGGCGTGGCGATCTGGGCGATCGTCAGCGCCGTGAACCGGCCCGGCGTCCGCTCGACGGCCGGCTCGGCGCGGGAGACCCTGGACGCGCGGCTGGCACGAGGCGAGCTGTCGATCGAGGAGTACAAGAAGCTCCGCGAGACGCTGGGATAG
- a CDS encoding SHOCT domain-containing protein, protein MGFGLMWLWMAAFWIGVVALAVWAAGRLFPGVPSPRTPTPREILDARYARGELTREQYHELRKELT, encoded by the coding sequence ATGGGGTTCGGCCTGATGTGGCTGTGGATGGCGGCGTTCTGGATCGGCGTGGTGGCGCTCGCCGTGTGGGCGGCGGGACGGTTGTTTCCCGGCGTCCCGTCGCCCCGGACGCCCACTCCGCGGGAAATCCTTGATGCCCGCTACGCGCGGGGCGAGCTGACGCGGGAGCAGTACCACGAGCTGCGCAAGGAACTGACTTAG
- a CDS encoding cupredoxin domain-containing protein, with protein MALIGVLLILVALAGFGAMGGWGGGPPVWMPHMGWGQGAPAESAATPIAGADREIVSLVDFGFRPGQIRVRAGGPVNLELVNEGRVRHDLTIPALGFRAVVGPGQRVTAGLAGAQAGDYEVYCSVPGHREAGMVGRLVVIP; from the coding sequence ATGGCCTTGATTGGTGTGCTCCTGATCCTGGTGGCGCTGGCCGGATTCGGCGCCATGGGCGGATGGGGAGGCGGTCCTCCCGTATGGATGCCGCACATGGGATGGGGACAGGGCGCACCCGCCGAGTCGGCTGCGACGCCGATTGCCGGAGCGGATCGAGAAATCGTGTCGCTCGTGGACTTCGGCTTTCGTCCGGGCCAGATCCGCGTCCGCGCCGGAGGGCCGGTGAATCTGGAGCTCGTCAACGAGGGACGCGTCCGGCACGACCTGACGATCCCCGCCCTGGGATTCCGCGCCGTCGTGGGGCCGGGCCAGCGCGTCACCGCGGGACTGGCCGGCGCCCAGGCAGGGGACTACGAGGTGTATTGCAGCGTGCCGGGGCACCGCGAAGCCGGCATGGTGGGACGGCTTGTTGTGATCCCGTAG
- a CDS encoding DUF302 domain-containing protein: protein MIETTTYGFSVKLGMPYAEAVRRVTAALKAEGFGVLTEIDVRATLKQKLDADFRNYVILGACNPPLAHRALQANLDVGLLLPCNVVVYENGPGSVVAIVDPIAMLGVIPDPALRPVAEEARERLQRVVHSLRAS, encoded by the coding sequence ATGATCGAGACCACCACGTATGGATTCTCAGTGAAGCTCGGCATGCCGTACGCGGAGGCGGTGCGGCGCGTCACCGCGGCGCTGAAGGCCGAAGGATTCGGCGTCCTGACGGAGATCGACGTGCGGGCCACGTTGAAGCAGAAGCTCGATGCCGATTTCCGGAACTACGTGATCCTGGGCGCCTGCAACCCGCCGCTCGCGCACCGCGCGCTTCAGGCGAACCTCGACGTCGGCCTGCTGCTGCCCTGCAACGTCGTCGTTTACGAGAACGGTCCCGGCTCGGTGGTCGCCATCGTCGACCCGATCGCCATGCTGGGGGTGATTCCCGACCCGGCGCTTCGACCCGTGGCCGAAGAGGCAAGGGAACGTCTGCAGCGTGTGGTCCACAGCCTGCGGGCGTCTTAA
- a CDS encoding cupredoxin domain-containing protein: protein MRVKAIFLVGVLTIGGAAADVVAAPAQKLTLTMTEFQYAPRTIALKPGTAVELIVTNKGAVQHEFMLYTSPGSMAMNMDMDKYGAENTYFKDIGVIEVVYPGKKPSTSSRLERVMVDPGQSVTIRFTAKKAGTFEFACHIPGHYEAGMKGTLAVK from the coding sequence ATGCGGGTGAAAGCGATCTTCCTGGTGGGCGTCCTGACGATCGGAGGGGCGGCGGCGGATGTGGTCGCCGCGCCGGCCCAGAAACTAACGCTTACGATGACAGAGTTCCAGTACGCTCCCAGGACCATTGCGCTGAAGCCGGGGACGGCGGTGGAGCTGATCGTGACGAACAAGGGCGCTGTCCAGCACGAGTTCATGCTCTATACGTCTCCCGGGTCCATGGCCATGAACATGGACATGGACAAGTACGGGGCCGAGAATACGTACTTCAAGGACATCGGCGTCATCGAGGTGGTTTATCCGGGCAAGAAACCGTCCACGTCATCCCGTCTGGAACGGGTGATGGTCGATCCCGGCCAGAGCGTCACAATCCGGTTTACGGCAAAGAAGGCGGGCACCTTCGAGTTTGCCTGCCACATCCCCGGCCACTACGAGGCGGGAATGAAGGGCACCCTGGCGGTGAAGTAA
- a CDS encoding YHS domain-containing protein: MVTDPVCGMQIDERKAAGTSVYHGQTYHFCSNGCKAAFDKEPQKYVEHRGHAHGH, encoded by the coding sequence ATGGTGACCGATCCGGTATGCGGGATGCAGATCGACGAGCGCAAGGCAGCCGGGACGTCTGTCTATCACGGCCAGACCTACCACTTCTGTTCGAACGGCTGCAAGGCGGCGTTCGACAAGGAACCCCAGAAGTACGTAGAGCACCGGGGGCACGCCCACGGCCACTGA
- a CDS encoding methyltransferase, producing the protein MYGFFVPLVLGFTVSGVSAFTAAFSRRFGEHGGQMATMILRNLVGIPLWAAGYILAWQASTPWLFASGPAVRITGWLLIVTGSIPVILGHLQLGWRTHMPSVRDTLVRTGLYGRVRHPIYAGGLLIFPGLVLIRPTSAVAAASALGLLWVILQARLEELDLVQRLPAYRQYMREVPRFVPRASRR; encoded by the coding sequence ATGTACGGTTTTTTTGTGCCGCTCGTGCTGGGGTTCACCGTCAGCGGGGTCAGCGCCTTCACAGCCGCCTTCTCCCGGCGCTTCGGAGAGCACGGCGGTCAGATGGCGACGATGATCCTGCGCAACCTCGTGGGAATCCCACTGTGGGCGGCCGGCTACATCCTGGCCTGGCAGGCGTCGACACCGTGGCTGTTCGCCTCAGGTCCGGCGGTCCGGATCACAGGGTGGCTGCTGATCGTCACGGGGTCGATCCCCGTGATCTTGGGCCACCTGCAACTGGGGTGGCGGACGCACATGCCGTCGGTCCGGGATACCCTCGTCCGCACGGGTCTGTACGGCCGGGTGCGGCATCCCATCTACGCCGGCGGCCTGTTGATCTTCCCTGGCCTGGTCCTGATTCGGCCGACATCGGCGGTGGCGGCGGCGAGTGCACTGGGCCTTCTCTGGGTGATTCTGCAGGCCAGGCTCGAGGAACTGGACCTCGTGCAGCGATTGCCGGCGTACCGACAGTACATGCGGGAGGTGCCCCGGTTTGTCCCGCGGGCATCGCGGAGGTGA
- a CDS encoding LysM peptidoglycan-binding domain-containing M23 family metallopeptidase gives MGYRFASFAFAALIATLWSAQPAFAAPADPDPTPHIVQTGETLWSIARRHGLSVDALAAINGLPDDNRLYPGQRVILGPSAGTLQGVPRPRLAWPSRGLITSRFGFRWGRHHHGIDIAAPAGTPITAALDGTVQFAGRLAGYGRLVILNHGGGLTTYYGHASQLLVKVGDRVTQGQLVARVGATGEVTGPNLHFEVRRNKVPLDPLAFLQGQR, from the coding sequence ATGGGCTACCGCTTCGCCAGCTTCGCGTTCGCTGCGCTCATCGCGACGCTGTGGTCAGCGCAACCTGCGTTCGCCGCACCCGCCGATCCCGATCCCACGCCGCACATCGTCCAGACCGGGGAGACGCTCTGGTCCATCGCGCGTCGCCACGGCCTGTCCGTCGACGCGCTCGCCGCGATCAACGGTCTGCCCGATGACAACCGGCTGTATCCCGGGCAGCGGGTGATCCTGGGGCCGAGCGCCGGCACGCTGCAGGGAGTTCCGCGCCCCCGGCTTGCCTGGCCCAGTCGGGGCCTGATCACCTCGCGGTTTGGATTTCGCTGGGGACGTCACCACCACGGCATCGACATCGCCGCGCCGGCGGGGACCCCGATCACCGCCGCCCTCGACGGCACGGTGCAGTTCGCCGGCCGGCTGGCCGGCTACGGGCGCTTGGTGATTCTCAACCACGGCGGCGGGCTCACCACCTACTACGGCCACGCCTCGCAACTCCTGGTGAAGGTGGGCGACCGGGTGACACAGGGACAGCTCGTGGCGCGCGTGGGCGCGACCGGCGAGGTGACGGGGCCGAACCTGCACTTCGAGGTGCGCCGGAACAAGGTCCCTCTGGATCCGCTCGCCTTCCTGCAGGGACAGCGCTGA
- a CDS encoding YHS domain-containing protein: MPTCPVCGKPANKALFSEYRGEIYYFACPACKVRFEEDPPRYLTAGPLPHDHHHHDGHHHPD; this comes from the coding sequence ATGCCGACGTGTCCGGTCTGCGGAAAGCCCGCAAACAAGGCGCTGTTCTCGGAGTACCGGGGCGAGATTTACTACTTCGCCTGCCCGGCGTGCAAGGTGCGGTTTGAGGAGGATCCCCCGCGCTACCTGACCGCGGGTCCCCTGCCGCACGATCATCACCATCACGACGGTCACCACCATCCCGACTGA
- a CDS encoding heavy metal translocating P-type ATPase, protein MPDDKNPPEAVEVVLPIRGMSCASCAATIEGALAGMAGVRRASVNLTAEKAFVTFDPARVTPAQMARVVRDLGYGVGTEDLVLQIGGMSCASCVAAIEGAVGGMPGVESVQVSLAAGSARVTYYPGVTTPAQIKRTIRDLGYEAAERLEGVAALDREREARRREIRRQGRWVLISWPLALVVMLGTFQEVWILPRFVPRVLANPFVLFAITTPIVFGPGWQFFVNSYRGLRHGVTDMNLLYATGIGAAYLIAVLNTFWPQAGFGGPEATFYEAAALLTAFIILGRYLEALTRGRASDAIRKLMSLQPKVARVLRDGAEVEIPADEVEVGEIVVVRPGEQIPVDGIVLEGYSAVDQSMLTGESMPVEKRAGDEVIGGTLNKTGAFRFQATKVGRETALAQIIKLVEEAQASKAPIQKLADLVAGKFIFWVHVLALTVFLFWFFLGYQAFFTPGTRLMLTPYTLAGVGAFGFALLVSVAVLVISCPCAVGMATPSAMMAGTGKAAEHGILFKGADAIENASKLTTIVFDKTGTLTRGEPSVTDVIPVPGWSTDSVLGLAAAAEVNSEHPLGEAILRGARARDLAVEEPESFNAIPGHGVEATVRGLPILLGNRKLMRDRDVDLSGLAGRAEALEQNGKTVVFVAADRRPVGLIAVADTLKEHSAEAIRILHRLGLQVVMITGDNERTSTAIARQVGIDRVLAEVLPQDKAEEIRRLQQEGRRVAMVGDGVNDAPALAQADVGMAIGSGTDVAKETGHVILIKDDLRDVVTAIEVARATMRKVKQNLFWAFVYNTVTIPVAAGALYPWSQQVVSPELAAFLMAISSLTVTLNTTLLKRFAPSLRVAAGRPLRLPGPVPVAGGEG, encoded by the coding sequence ATGCCTGATGACAAGAATCCGCCTGAAGCGGTGGAAGTTGTCCTGCCGATCCGGGGCATGTCCTGCGCGTCATGCGCGGCGACTATCGAAGGAGCGCTGGCCGGGATGGCCGGCGTGCGGCGGGCCAGCGTGAACCTGACCGCCGAGAAGGCGTTCGTCACCTTCGACCCCGCCCGGGTGACGCCGGCCCAGATGGCGCGGGTCGTCCGGGACCTCGGGTACGGGGTGGGGACCGAGGATCTGGTGTTGCAGATCGGCGGTATGAGCTGCGCGTCATGCGTTGCCGCGATCGAGGGCGCGGTGGGCGGCATGCCCGGCGTGGAATCGGTGCAGGTCAGCCTGGCTGCGGGTTCGGCGCGCGTCACCTACTATCCGGGCGTGACGACCCCGGCCCAGATCAAGCGGACGATCCGCGATCTCGGCTACGAGGCGGCGGAGCGGCTCGAGGGCGTAGCCGCGCTGGACCGGGAGCGCGAGGCCCGCCGGCGCGAGATCCGGCGGCAGGGCCGGTGGGTGCTGATCTCCTGGCCGCTGGCGCTCGTCGTGATGCTGGGCACGTTCCAGGAGGTGTGGATCCTGCCGCGGTTCGTGCCGAGAGTGCTCGCCAACCCGTTCGTGCTGTTTGCGATCACGACGCCGATCGTCTTCGGCCCGGGGTGGCAGTTCTTCGTGAACAGCTACCGCGGTCTGCGCCACGGCGTCACCGATATGAACCTGCTCTACGCCACGGGCATCGGCGCCGCCTACCTCATCGCCGTCCTCAACACCTTCTGGCCGCAGGCCGGGTTCGGCGGCCCGGAGGCCACCTTCTACGAGGCCGCGGCGCTGCTGACGGCGTTCATCATCCTCGGGCGGTACCTCGAAGCGCTCACTCGCGGCCGGGCCTCGGACGCCATCCGTAAGCTGATGAGCCTGCAGCCGAAAGTCGCCCGGGTGCTGCGGGACGGCGCCGAAGTCGAGATCCCGGCCGACGAGGTCGAGGTCGGCGAGATTGTGGTCGTCCGCCCGGGCGAGCAGATCCCCGTCGACGGCATCGTGCTCGAAGGCTACTCCGCGGTGGACCAGTCCATGCTCACCGGCGAGTCGATGCCGGTGGAGAAGCGCGCCGGCGACGAGGTCATCGGCGGGACGCTGAACAAGACCGGGGCGTTCCGGTTCCAGGCCACGAAGGTCGGCCGCGAGACGGCGCTGGCGCAGATCATCAAGCTGGTCGAGGAAGCCCAGGCCAGCAAGGCGCCCATCCAGAAGCTGGCCGACCTGGTCGCCGGCAAGTTCATCTTCTGGGTGCACGTGCTGGCGCTGACCGTGTTCCTGTTCTGGTTCTTCCTGGGCTACCAGGCATTCTTCACTCCCGGAACGCGCCTGATGCTCACGCCCTACACCCTGGCCGGAGTCGGGGCCTTCGGGTTCGCGCTGCTGGTCTCCGTGGCGGTGCTGGTGATCTCCTGTCCCTGCGCGGTGGGCATGGCCACGCCCAGCGCGATGATGGCCGGCACCGGGAAGGCGGCGGAGCACGGAATCCTGTTCAAGGGCGCCGACGCCATCGAGAACGCCAGCAAGCTGACCACCATCGTCTTCGATAAGACGGGCACGCTGACCAGAGGCGAGCCATCCGTAACGGACGTCATCCCCGTCCCGGGGTGGTCAACGGACAGCGTGCTGGGGCTGGCCGCGGCGGCCGAGGTGAATTCCGAGCACCCGCTCGGGGAGGCGATCCTGCGCGGGGCCCGCGCCCGCGATCTGGCCGTCGAGGAGCCCGAGAGCTTCAACGCCATCCCGGGTCACGGCGTAGAGGCGACGGTGCGGGGCCTGCCGATCCTGCTCGGCAATCGCAAGTTGATGCGAGACCGGGACGTGGACCTCTCGGGCCTCGCCGGCCGGGCGGAGGCGCTGGAGCAGAACGGGAAAACGGTCGTGTTCGTTGCCGCGGACCGGCGTCCGGTCGGGCTGATTGCCGTCGCCGATACGTTAAAGGAGCACTCCGCCGAGGCCATCCGCATCCTGCACCGCCTCGGCCTGCAGGTCGTGATGATCACCGGCGACAACGAGCGGACCTCGACGGCGATCGCCCGTCAGGTCGGCATCGACCGCGTCCTGGCCGAAGTGCTGCCGCAGGACAAGGCGGAGGAAATCCGGCGGCTGCAGCAGGAGGGCCGCCGCGTGGCCATGGTCGGCGACGGGGTGAACGATGCGCCGGCCTTGGCCCAGGCGGATGTCGGGATGGCGATCGGCTCCGGCACCGACGTGGCCAAGGAGACCGGGCACGTCATCCTGATCAAGGACGATCTGCGGGACGTCGTCACGGCGATCGAGGTCGCCAGGGCGACGATGCGCAAGGTGAAGCAGAACCTGTTCTGGGCGTTCGTGTACAATACGGTGACCATCCCCGTGGCGGCTGGCGCGCTCTACCCGTGGTCGCAGCAGGTCGTCAGTCCTGAGCTCGCCGCGTTCCTGATGGCGATCAGCTCGCTCACCGTAACGCTGAACACGACTTTGCTGAAGCGCTTTGCTCCGAGCTTGCGGGTCGCGGCGGGGAGGCCCCTGCGACTCCCCGGCCCGGTACCGGTCGCCGGGGGGGAGGGGTGA
- a CDS encoding cytochrome b N-terminal domain-containing protein, whose protein sequence is MTTRIEPWQTEQPDARQRAGAWRALDERLGLSELTYPVPRHANTLAYSLGGISLIGFIVLIISGILLAQYYSPMPQFANDSVRAMMQGMGLQRFVRGIHYWAAQVVMLAVVLHLLRVFFTASFKKPREANWVIGVGLLATTIGLFFTGTVLKWDQEGFEALEHNVAIGELLGGLGHWFAHAFAQNVPILVRLYIAHVSILPGILILLLAAHFWLIRRHGISARPGRPVGEYLPFSSHLKHLGKYALVLVGVVLALAVLLPPIVGPAPVEGIEVTKPPWPFLPLFAFENWIGVPGLFWVSVVAFALLLLVPFVDRSPEVLPARRRLAIAVAVVIVLALVGFGLLAYLTPGAEHVGGVLRAFA, encoded by the coding sequence GTGACAACGAGAATCGAGCCGTGGCAAACAGAGCAGCCCGACGCGCGCCAGCGTGCGGGAGCATGGCGGGCGCTCGACGAGCGTCTGGGTCTCTCCGAATTGACATATCCCGTTCCCCGGCACGCCAACACCCTGGCGTACTCGCTGGGCGGAATTTCCCTGATCGGGTTCATCGTGCTGATCATTTCGGGCATCCTGCTGGCGCAGTACTACTCCCCCATGCCGCAGTTCGCCAACGACAGTGTGCGCGCGATGATGCAGGGGATGGGTCTCCAGCGGTTCGTGCGCGGCATTCATTACTGGGCGGCGCAGGTCGTGATGCTGGCCGTCGTGCTGCATCTGTTGCGGGTGTTCTTCACGGCATCGTTCAAGAAGCCCAGGGAGGCGAACTGGGTCATCGGCGTCGGGCTGCTGGCCACAACCATCGGTCTGTTCTTCACGGGGACGGTGCTGAAGTGGGACCAGGAGGGGTTCGAGGCCCTCGAGCACAACGTGGCGATCGGCGAACTGCTGGGAGGTCTGGGCCACTGGTTCGCGCACGCGTTTGCGCAGAACGTCCCCATTCTTGTGCGGCTGTACATCGCCCACGTCAGCATCCTGCCGGGAATCCTCATCCTTCTGCTGGCCGCGCACTTCTGGCTGATCCGGCGGCACGGTATCTCGGCGCGGCCCGGCCGTCCTGTAGGGGAGTACCTGCCGTTCTCGTCGCACCTGAAGCATCTGGGAAAGTACGCCCTGGTGCTTGTGGGCGTGGTGCTGGCGCTGGCGGTGCTGCTGCCGCCCATCGTTGGACCGGCGCCGGTTGAGGGCATCGAGGTCACCAAGCCACCGTGGCCGTTCCTGCCGTTGTTTGCCTTTGAGAACTGGATTGGCGTCCCGGGCCTGTTCTGGGTCAGCGTCGTAGCGTTTGCTCTGCTCCTGCTGGTACCATTTGTCGACCGTTCACCCGAGGTGCTCCCGGCGCGGCGCCGCCTGGCGATTGCCGTGGCCGTCGTGATCGTGCTGGCCCTGGTCGGGTTCGGCCTGCTGGCCTATCTCACGCCGGGCGCCGAGCACGTTGGAGGTGTGCTGCGTGCGTTCGCCTGA
- a CDS encoding metal-sensing transcriptional repressor translates to MTAPSVSSVSTRLRVIQGHLQAVDRLVAQGRTLEAVAQLRAVRAALGAVTAQICRHHMLRCLRAGASSPEVDDLLTAFRAAAGRTHRRRGSRCAA, encoded by the coding sequence ATGACGGCGCCCTCCGTCTCCTCCGTCTCAACCCGGCTGCGCGTCATCCAGGGACACCTGCAGGCCGTGGACCGGCTGGTCGCGCAGGGCCGCACGCTGGAGGCCGTCGCGCAGCTGCGGGCCGTGCGGGCCGCGTTGGGGGCTGTGACCGCCCAGATCTGTCGGCACCACATGCTTCGCTGCCTCCGGGCGGGGGCATCGTCGCCGGAGGTGGACGACCTCCTGACGGCATTCCGGGCCGCCGCGGGCCGAACCCACCGGCGTCGCGGATCCCGCTGCGCCGCGTAG
- a CDS encoding response regulator transcription factor, with the protein MKILVVDDEETMVRSLSTLLAQEGYEVVVAADGVQALDAARAERPDLILLDVMLPGMDGLAVCRQIRSWSVVPIIMLTAKTAEVDKVVGLEVGADDYVTKPFSSRELVARVKAQLRRAQMQGQYAQQERLAAGDVEIDVGRRQVTVAGKEVAFSPKEFDLLRVLVSHAGRVLGRDFLLNSVWGQDFFGDTRTLDVHIRWLREKIEDNPSKPARIETVHGVGYRFRV; encoded by the coding sequence GTGAAGATCCTGGTGGTGGATGATGAGGAGACGATGGTCCGGTCGCTGTCCACGCTGCTCGCGCAGGAGGGGTACGAGGTGGTCGTGGCCGCCGACGGGGTACAGGCGCTGGACGCCGCACGCGCCGAACGCCCCGACCTCATCCTGCTGGATGTGATGTTGCCGGGAATGGACGGTCTGGCCGTGTGCCGGCAGATCCGCTCCTGGTCCGTCGTTCCCATCATCATGCTGACCGCCAAGACGGCCGAGGTGGACAAGGTGGTGGGGCTGGAGGTGGGTGCGGACGACTACGTGACCAAGCCCTTCAGCTCCCGCGAGTTGGTCGCCCGGGTGAAGGCGCAGCTGCGGCGGGCTCAGATGCAGGGCCAGTACGCGCAGCAGGAGCGGCTTGCCGCCGGGGACGTCGAGATCGACGTGGGCCGCCGCCAGGTTACCGTCGCCGGAAAGGAGGTCGCCTTCTCCCCGAAGGAATTCGACCTGCTGAGGGTGTTGGTCAGCCACGCCGGCCGTGTGCTCGGTCGCGACTTTCTCCTCAACAGCGTGTGGGGCCAGGATTTCTTCGGCGATACGCGCACGCTGGACGTCCACATTCGCTGGCTCCGGGAGAAGATCGAAGACAATCCCAGCAAGCCCGCCCGTATCGAGACGGTGCACGGCGTGGGCTACCGCTTCCGCGTGTAG
- a CDS encoding ATP-binding protein, with translation MFRRIRWRLLATYLIVVSSALVFLGVHLARQFEAAFTEQLKVDLLDLARLMAINAVEGLGSGDVEAIARHLQRAHHAADSPLVMVTDAEGVIVAVQGLPEVAIGARALAHPSVPEALGGKEVTGVGAVPGSGEAVYAAVPVRTGARLLGTVHVARPLTYLHAQIQHLRWVVAWGTVVALLIATGVGLLLARSIAAPVQQMQLVAGRLAAGRLSERVPVQTRDELGDLARSLNYMASELERIDSMRRAFVADAAHELRTPVANLAVAVEALKAVLERHPDQAAPVAGDIEREVARLRRLVEDLLDLSLVDAGQVRLNLTAVSPADLLRRAAQPFQPRAERSRITLKLEIPPRLPAVKADADRTIQVLSNLLDNAFKHTSPGGTVTVGAAERRGHVLLSVADTGPGIPESELPHIFDRFYKVDKARAGGGGGAGLGLAIAKRLVEAQGGIIMVESNPGQGTRFMVALPKEG, from the coding sequence ATGTTCCGCCGGATCCGCTGGAGGCTGCTGGCCACCTACCTGATCGTTGTGTCTTCCGCCCTGGTCTTCCTGGGCGTGCACCTGGCGCGGCAGTTCGAGGCGGCGTTCACGGAGCAACTCAAGGTCGATCTCCTCGACCTGGCCCGTCTCATGGCGATCAATGCGGTCGAAGGACTCGGTTCGGGCGACGTCGAGGCCATTGCCCGACATCTTCAGCGCGCGCATCACGCGGCGGACAGTCCCCTCGTCATGGTCACGGATGCGGAGGGCGTGATCGTGGCCGTGCAGGGCCTGCCGGAGGTCGCGATCGGAGCCCGGGCACTGGCACATCCCAGCGTGCCCGAGGCGCTGGGCGGCAAAGAGGTCACAGGCGTTGGCGCGGTGCCAGGAAGCGGCGAAGCAGTCTATGCCGCGGTGCCGGTGCGCACGGGCGCCCGCCTCCTGGGAACGGTGCACGTCGCCCGCCCGCTGACCTACCTCCATGCGCAGATACAGCATCTCCGCTGGGTCGTGGCCTGGGGCACGGTCGTGGCGCTGCTCATCGCGACGGGGGTGGGGCTGCTCCTTGCCCGCAGCATCGCGGCGCCAGTACAGCAGATGCAGCTTGTGGCCGGCCGGCTGGCCGCCGGCCGGTTGAGCGAACGCGTGCCGGTGCAGACCCGCGACGAGCTCGGCGACCTGGCCCGATCGCTGAACTACATGGCCAGCGAACTGGAGCGCATCGATTCGATGCGCCGGGCCTTCGTGGCCGACGCGGCGCACGAGCTGCGCACCCCGGTGGCCAACCTCGCCGTGGCCGTCGAGGCCCTGAAGGCGGTGCTCGAGAGGCACCCGGATCAGGCGGCCCCGGTAGCCGGCGACATCGAGCGCGAGGTGGCGCGGCTGCGCCGCCTGGTGGAGGACCTGCTCGATCTCTCCTTGGTCGACGCCGGGCAGGTGCGGCTGAATCTCACCGCTGTGTCGCCGGCCGATCTGCTCCGGCGCGCTGCGCAGCCATTTCAACCCCGTGCCGAGCGATCCCGCATTACGCTCAAGCTTGAGATCCCCCCGCGTCTCCCCGCGGTGAAGGCGGATGCGGACCGGACGATCCAGGTCTTGAGCAACCTCCTGGACAACGCCTTCAAACACACGTCCCCCGGGGGAACCGTGACGGTCGGCGCCGCGGAACGCCGCGGCCACGTGCTGCTCAGCGTCGCGGATACAGGGCCGGGGATCCCGGAATCGGAGCTGCCGCATATCTTCGACCGGTTCTACAAAGTGGACAAGGCGCGGGCGGGCGGAGGAGGCGGAGCCGGGCTGGGCCTGGCCATCGCCAAGCGCCTCGTCGAAGCTCAGGGCGGCATTATCATGGTGGAAAGCAACCCGGGTCAGGGCACCCGCTTCATGGTCGCGCTGCCCAAGGAGGGATAA
- a CDS encoding BlaI/MecI/CopY family transcriptional regulator, producing the protein MSKRAAGWVFRARGRGLTCVLGSLEAEVMEEVWRQGETTIRRVWDALAKRRPIAFNTVMTVMNRLAEKRILVRRGHRGAYRFAAREPRDAFMARVSREIAQGLVRDFGDYAVAQFVTAVWDVDPAKLETLRRALADQEREGTRRAREGRVAG; encoded by the coding sequence ATGTCCAAACGAGCGGCGGGGTGGGTCTTTCGCGCGCGCGGGCGCGGGTTGACCTGCGTGCTGGGCTCCCTCGAGGCCGAGGTGATGGAGGAGGTGTGGCGCCAGGGCGAGACGACCATCCGGCGGGTCTGGGACGCGCTGGCGAAGCGGCGCCCGATCGCCTTCAACACCGTGATGACCGTCATGAACCGTCTGGCCGAGAAGAGGATCCTCGTCCGACGAGGGCACCGCGGGGCCTACCGGTTCGCGGCGCGGGAGCCGCGCGACGCGTTCATGGCCAGGGTCTCCCGCGAGATCGCCCAGGGTCTGGTCCGTGACTTCGGGGACTATGCCGTCGCCCAGTTCGTGACGGCGGTGTGGGACGTCGATCCGGCGAAGCTCGAAACGCTACGGCGCGCGCTCGCCGACCAGGAGCGGGAAGGAACCCGCCGGGCTCGAGAAGGACGCGTGGCGGGGTGA